The DNA segment GGCCAGCAGCGCCAGCAGGTTGCTGCCCGGACCGTACCGGACCGGCTCCACATGCGTCACCGGGTCGGGGTGGATCGACGACGTGATGGCGACCCCGTGGCTGAAGTCGCGGTCCTTGCGCCGGGTGCGCGCCCCCAGGATGGACTCCGAGTTGGTCCGGCTCAGCTCGCCCAGCTTCGCCGACACGCGCGGCAGCAACCCCTGGTCGCGCATCCGGTGCAGCAGCCGCTGAGTGCCGAGCGCGCCACCGGCGAAGACGACCTGCCGCGCGGTGAACGTCCGCTTCCGGCGCCCACCGGTCCGCCGCGTCTGGACGACGTAGCCGCCGTCGCGCTGCCGGACGGTGCGCACCGTCGTGAGGTCGTGCACCACCGCGCCGGCCTGCTCGGCGAGGTACAGATAGTTCTTGACCAGTGTGTTCTTCGCGTTGGTCCGGCAGCCGGTCATGCACGAGCCACACAGCGTGCAGGTCCGCCGCGCCGGTCCGGCCCCGCCGAAGAAGGGGTCCGGGACGTCGGCGCCGGGCCGTTCTCCGAAGAGGACACCCACGGGCGTACGCCGGAACGTCCCACCCACGCCCAGGTCCTCGGCAACGGCGCGCAGCGCTTCGTCGGACGCCGTCGCGACCGGGTTGGTCGTCACGCCGAGCATGAGTTTCGCCTGCTCGTAGTAGGGCGCGAGCTCGGCTTTCCAGTCGGTGATCGCTGCCCACTGCGGATCCGCGTAGAACGCGTCCGGCGGCTCGTAGAGCGTGTTCGCATAGCCCAGCGACCCGCCGCCCACCCCGGCCCCCGACATGATCATCACGTCTTTCAGCAGGGTGAGGCGCAGAATCCCGTAACACCCGAGGGCCGGCGCGTACAGATAGTCGCGCAGCCGCCAGGAGGTCTTGGCGAACTCCTCGTCGGCGAACCGGCGCCCTGCCTCCAGCACGCCGACCCGGTAGCCCTTCTCGGTCAGCCGCAGCGCCGTCACGCTGCCGCCGAACCCGGACCCGATCACGAGGACGTCATAGTCGTCCGACATCGCCGTACCATCACACCGCTATTGGCAACATGTCAACAAGACGTTTCCGGTCTTGGCCCACACCGCCGATTCGGATGCCACCACCCCACCCGGAGATCGTCGATGGTGCACTCTTCATCCCCATGGCAGACCTCTCCTTCGAGCGCAGGGGAACCGGCCGCCCGCTGGTCCTGATCCACGGCATCGGCAGCCACTGGCAGGTGTGGTCGCCGATCCTTGCGCAGCTGTCCCTCCACCGGGACGTGATAGCCCTGGACCTCCCCGGCTTCGGCGGATCCGCCCTGCCCGCATCCGGCGTCGCCGGCTCGGTTCCGTGGTTCGCCGACCGGGTCGCCGCCTTCCTCGACGATCTCGGCGTCCACCGCCCGGAGATGGCCGGCAGCTCCCTGGGCGGCGGCGTGGCCCTCGAACTGGGCCGCCGCGGCCTTGCCCGCTCCGTGACGGCCTTCGCCCCGGTGGGTTTCTGGAGCACCCCCGGCCGCCTCTGGTGCCAGGCCGTGGTCACCGCCGCCCGCACCGGCGCGAGACAGCTCTCCGCACCGCTCCCGGCCATCATGAACTCCCGGGCGGGCCGCTCGGCGTTCTGCGCCGTCTTCTACGCCCGTCCCGCTCGGCTGTCTCCGGCGGACGCCCTGGCAGCGGCCCGCAACCTGGCCGCCTCCCCCGGGTTCGCCCCGGCCCGCGACGCGTTCGCCCGGCTGCGCCCGTGGTCACCGGACGACCTGGGCGCGCTCCCCACCATCCCGGTGACGATCGCCTGGGGGACCAGAGACGCGGTCCTGCCTCATCGCCCTCAGTCCCGCCGGGCCCGGGCAGTCCTCCCTCGGGCCCGCCACGTCACCGTGCCGGGCTGCGGCCACCTGCCGTTCAACGACGATCCGGCCCGCTGCGCGGAGATCCTGCTGTCCGGCGGGGATCTCAGGACTTGAGCATCCAGGTCAGCATCATCGTCATGAGGATGAGAGCGCCCGCCGCCAGGGTGACCACCGCGACCAGGGCGCTGACCTCGGATTCGGAGCGTTCCGGCCGCGCCCCCGGCGCCGTCCACGTCTCGACCGCCGACCACACGCGGGCGCCGGCCACGCGCATCCGGCGCCTCCAGACGCGGGCCTGAACGGAACGGGTCGGTCCGGGGCGGGCAGGTGTCACCGACACTCCACTCCGGACATATGCCCACACCTCCGCGCACCACCTCACTCGACCGGTCAACGACCCATGTGCGGATCAGTGATGCGGCATGCCGGGCGCCGCTGGGACACTTCCGAGCGGGAGTACGGACCGGAAGCACGAAGGGGATCGAATGCCAGACGTACGGGAGGCCGCGAAACTCCTGGAGAACGCCGCACGCGTGGTCGTCTTCACCGGCGCCGGGATCTCCGCGGAGAGCGGCGTGCCCACGTTCCGCGACGCGCTCACCGGTTTGTGGGAACGGTTCGACGCGCAGTCGCTCGCCACCCCGCAGGCGTTCCGCGACGACCCGGAGCTGGTCTGGGGCTGGTACGAGTGGCGCCGCCACAAGGTCAGCAGCGTCCACCCGAACCCCGGCCACCTCGCCGTCGCCACCATCGAGGCCCGAGTCCCGGCCGCCACCCTGATCACCCAGAACGTCGACGACCTGCACGAACGCGCCGGCTCCCCGGACCCGGTCCATCTGCACGGCAGCCTCTTCGCACCCCGCTGCGCCGACTGCGGCAAGCCGGCCGGCCCGCCCGCCGCGCCGGCCGACGAGCCCGGGGAGGGCCGCCGGATCAGGCCGCCGTCCTGCTCCCGGTGCGGTGGCCTGATCCGCCCCGGGGTGGTGTGGTTCGGCGAGTCGCTGCCCGAGGCCGCCCTGGAAGCGGCCGCCCGAGCCGCGTCCGGCGCCGACGTGCTGCTGACGATCGGCACGTCGGGCCTGGTCTACCCGGCCGCGGAGATCCCGCGGCTGGCGGCCCGGGCCGGCGCCGCCGTCATCCAGATCAACCCGCAGCCCACGCCGATGGACTCGGTGGCCCTGGTCAACCTGCGGGGCAGCGCCGCCCGCATCCTCCCCGACCTGGTGGCCCTGACCTGGCCGGACGCCTAACGCACGGCCCGGTCCGGCAGGGGCAGTTCCCGCAGGGGCGCCTTGCGTACCTTGTTGGATCCTGTTCTCGGAAGCTCCGCCACCACGTCCACATAGACCGGGATCTTGTACTTCGCGAGTCGCCCGGCCAGGAAGACCGGCACGTCCGCGGGCTTCAGAGAACGCCCTTCCCTCGGTACGACGAAAGCCCGGCCGACCTCGCCCCACTTCTCGTCGGACACCCCGATCACGGCCGCCTCGGCCACCGCGGGATGCTCGAAGATCGCTGCCTCCACCTCGGCGGGGTAGACGTTCTCCCCACCGGAGATGTACATGTCCTTCGACCGGTCGACGATCCGGAAATGCCCCGCCTCGTCGACCACCGCGAGGTCGCCCGAACGGAACCACGACCCGTCGACGAAGGCCGCCGCCGTCGCCTCCGGATCCTTCCAGTAGCCGGGCGTGACGTTGGGCCCACGGACCAGGACCTCGCCGGGTTCACCGGGCGCATCGGTGACCGGCGCACACCGGACGTCCGCGAAGAAGACCGGGAGACCCGCCGATCCGACGTGCTCGCGGCTCTCCCGCGCTTCGAGGAACGTCGCCCCGGGCGCGGTCTCGGTCATCCCGTACCCCTGGCAGAAGGCCAGCCCCCGCTCCTGATAGGCCCTGATCAGCGCCTCCGGGACCGAGGCGCCGCCGGTCATCAGGCTGCGCACCGACGAGAGGTCGGCCGTCTCCCACCGCGAGGACCGGCTGAGCCCGGCGAACATCGTCGCGACGCCGAACATCCAGGTCACGCGATGCCGCTCGATCAGGTCGAAGCAGCCGTCCACGTCCCAGCTCGGCATGATCACCGAGGTGCCGCCCTTCAGGAACGTCGGCAGCAGGCACTGGTTGAGCGCCGCGACGTGGAAGAGCGGCGCGCTGACCAGCGTGACCTCGTCGGAGGCGACGTCCACGCAGACCAGCAGGTTGTAGCAGTTCCAGATGATGTTGCCGTGGGTGAGCGTCGCGCCCTTCGGGTTGCCGGTGGTGCCGGACGTGTAGAGGATGCACGCGACGTCGTCGAGCTCGATGGGCTCGTCGTCGTGATCGCCGGGCTCCTGATCGCTGGGCCGGCAATCATTGGGCGGGCGATCACTGGGCTGGCGATCATTGGGCTGGCGATCATTGGGCTGGCGATCATTGGGCTGGCGATCATTGGGTGCGATAAATCGCTCATAGTCCGAAATATCTACCTTGACCCGCACGTCCGCCTCGACCGGCATCGCATGGATCAGCGCCGACGCCCCGCTGTGCTCCAGCTGATAGCGGATCTCCGGCTGGGTGAGCCGGAAGTTCAGCGGCACGAAGATCCCGCCGATCCGGTACGTCGCGAACATCGTCTCGACGAACGAAGGATGATTGGGCCCCAGATAGGCGACGCGATCACCGCGCCCGACGCCGGCAGCGCGCAGCGCCGACGCCAGCCGCGAGACGCGCTCGTGCAGCGCGGCGTAGGTGATCGCCCGGCCTTCGAAGATCAGCGCCGTGCGGGCGGGCGACATGGCCGCCCGCCGCGCCGGCCACGAGCCGAGACCGTGATCGTCCATCACGCGTAATGCCGGTAGACCGGCCTCGCGACACACGCCGGCTTCGACGAGCCCTCCACCTCGACGGTGAAGTCGAAGGTGCTCTGCACGCCGTTGCCCGCGACCTCCTCGACGCTGACCACCGAGGCGTTCAGCCGGATCCGCGCGCCGACCCGCACCGGGCTCGGGAAACGCACCTTCTCCAGGCCGTAGTTGA comes from the Actinoplanes sp. OR16 genome and includes:
- a CDS encoding long-chain fatty acid--CoA ligase, which encodes MDDHGLGSWPARRAAMSPARTALIFEGRAITYAALHERVSRLASALRAAGVGRGDRVAYLGPNHPSFVETMFATYRIGGIFVPLNFRLTQPEIRYQLEHSGASALIHAMPVEADVRVKVDISDYERFIAPNDRQPNDRQPNDRQPNDRQPSDRPPNDCRPSDQEPGDHDDEPIELDDVACILYTSGTTGNPKGATLTHGNIIWNCYNLLVCVDVASDEVTLVSAPLFHVAALNQCLLPTFLKGGTSVIMPSWDVDGCFDLIERHRVTWMFGVATMFAGLSRSSRWETADLSSVRSLMTGGASVPEALIRAYQERGLAFCQGYGMTETAPGATFLEARESREHVGSAGLPVFFADVRCAPVTDAPGEPGEVLVRGPNVTPGYWKDPEATAAAFVDGSWFRSGDLAVVDEAGHFRIVDRSKDMYISGGENVYPAEVEAAIFEHPAVAEAAVIGVSDEKWGEVGRAFVVPREGRSLKPADVPVFLAGRLAKYKIPVYVDVVAELPRTGSNKVRKAPLRELPLPDRAVR
- a CDS encoding alpha/beta fold hydrolase, which produces MADLSFERRGTGRPLVLIHGIGSHWQVWSPILAQLSLHRDVIALDLPGFGGSALPASGVAGSVPWFADRVAAFLDDLGVHRPEMAGSSLGGGVALELGRRGLARSVTAFAPVGFWSTPGRLWCQAVVTAARTGARQLSAPLPAIMNSRAGRSAFCAVFYARPARLSPADALAAARNLAASPGFAPARDAFARLRPWSPDDLGALPTIPVTIAWGTRDAVLPHRPQSRRARAVLPRARHVTVPGCGHLPFNDDPARCAEILLSGGDLRT
- a CDS encoding GMC oxidoreductase, translated to MSDDYDVLVIGSGFGGSVTALRLTEKGYRVGVLEAGRRFADEEFAKTSWRLRDYLYAPALGCYGILRLTLLKDVMIMSGAGVGGGSLGYANTLYEPPDAFYADPQWAAITDWKAELAPYYEQAKLMLGVTTNPVATASDEALRAVAEDLGVGGTFRRTPVGVLFGERPGADVPDPFFGGAGPARRTCTLCGSCMTGCRTNAKNTLVKNYLYLAEQAGAVVHDLTTVRTVRQRDGGYVVQTRRTGGRRKRTFTARQVVFAGGALGTQRLLHRMRDQGLLPRVSAKLGELSRTNSESILGARTRRKDRDFSHGVAITSSIHPDPVTHVEPVRYGPGSNLLALLATVLVDDAGRTPRWWAAVKQLAKAGRDLRLYVSPKNWSRETIVLLAMQPLDNSITVYTKRGGRLTSRPGIGEPNPVWVPAAHDVARRVAEKVDGVATGAMTELVGRPVTGHFIGGCAIGGDPDSGVVDPYQRLFGYDGLHVIDGSVVAANLGVNPSLTITALAERAVALWPNKGEPDPRPATGYIPVNPVRPHRPVVPEHAPAALRISVRPQP
- a CDS encoding NAD-dependent deacylase, coding for MPDVREAAKLLENAARVVVFTGAGISAESGVPTFRDALTGLWERFDAQSLATPQAFRDDPELVWGWYEWRRHKVSSVHPNPGHLAVATIEARVPAATLITQNVDDLHERAGSPDPVHLHGSLFAPRCADCGKPAGPPAAPADEPGEGRRIRPPSCSRCGGLIRPGVVWFGESLPEAALEAAARAASGADVLLTIGTSGLVYPAAEIPRLAARAGAAVIQINPQPTPMDSVALVNLRGSAARILPDLVALTWPDA